AATTATTACAAAGCGATTCTCACGCACGAAATCGGACATCATGTTACCCTGGGATTGATAAATGCCAAGAAATACCAAGAGATTAGCAACCTATGGGAAAATAGCTCATGGGCAAATTCCTGGCTAAAAGCCCATAACATTAGCGACATCGAATATGCCGCTGTAGGATTTACTATGTATCAACTGGGAGGTGAACTATTCAGAACGTTATCTGAATATTATGAGGGGGACGCGGCGTTTTATGATTGGTTAAAAACCAATCTTTTTTGCGATCAGGAGTTTCCGAACCAACTTTGCTCCTGGCAAGTAATCATGGGGGATGAACTTCTTTGGCACAACCAATGCGCCCGCGCGCTATCCGCTTATTATAACGCCTTAACTAATTTCCCCGGCGATACGGAATGCGAAATCACAGCGCAAGCCGGCATTGCATCAGCTAAAGACCGTTGTCCCTAACACACTCCGGCGTCTCGCCGGCTAAACCGAGAGCATTTCCGCGATCCGGAGCTGTTCCAGTTCGATCTTTTTGATCAATTTACCAACTTTGTTGAGCGGGACCGGATTTACCCGGTCAGATTTTGTCCCTACCAGCAGACCGGATTTTCCGTGGATCAGCAGTTCGGCCGCGGTCGCGCCTAATTTACCGGCCAACTCCCTGGAGAACGCGCTCGGCGATCCCCCTCTTTGAATATGTCCCAGGACCGAAACCCGAATATCCATGTCAGGCAATCGTTTGGCAAGCTTATCCCTGACTGAACTGCCTGACTCCGCTCCTTCGGCCACCACCACTATAAAGCTCTCTTTCCCTCTCTGGCGTCCTTTGTTGATCTTGGCCGCGATGGCTTCTATATTGTGCTTCACTTCCGGGATAATGACGATCTCGGCGCCGCAAACCAGCGCCACATCAGCGGCAATAAAACCGTTATGCCGCCCCATCACCTCGATCACAAAAAGCCGCTCGTGGGAATCGGCGGTATCCCGGATCTTGTCGATCGCTTCCATTGCAGTGTTGACCGCGGTGTCAAAACCAATGGTAAAATCGGTCCCAGGAATATCATTATCGATCGAGGCGGGAACGACATTGATCGGCAGTTTAAAGTCATTGATCAAAGCGACCGACGCCCTCATTGAACCGTCGCCGCCGATAACGACCAACCCCTCGATCCCATATTTCCTGAAATTAATAACCGCTTTATGCCGATTGTTTTTTTCTTTAAACTCGGGACAGCGCTTGGTATGAAGAAAAGTCCCCCCCCGATTGATTATCCCGCTGACCGAATGCGCCGTCAGCTCATGAATATGGTCGTTGATCGCCCCATACCACCCCTTTTCTACGCCAAATACTTTAACCCCATGAAACACCGCTGTCCTGACCACCGCCCTGATCGCCGGGTTCATCCCGGGAGCGTCCCCTCCCGCGGTCATTACTCCAATAATATTTAATTTTTTTGCCATGATAAAACCTCGCTTTTGGCAATAGTATACATCATTTGGCCGGTATGTTAAAATTAATAAAAGGAGCTGATGCAAAATGGCCAGACAGATCAAGATCTTCGATACTACTTTGCGCGACGGGGAGCAGTGTCCCGGCGCTTCATTGAATCTTGAAGAAAAGCTGGAAATTGCCCGTCAGCTCGCCAAGTTAAATGTCGACGTCATTGAGGCAGGGTTTGCCATCGCCTCGCCTGGTGATTTTGAATCGATCAAAATGATCGCTCAGGAGGTTAAAGGACCGGTCATTTGCAGTTTGGCCAGGGCCAAAAAAGAAGATATCGACCGGGCCTGGGAAGCGGTCAAAGTTGGCGGGAAATCGCGGATTCACGTCTTTCTTGCCACTTCCCCCATTCATATGGAGAAGAAACTGCGCATGACCCCTGAGCAGGTCCTGGGAACCGCCGTTGAAATGGTCAAATACGCGCGGTCGCTCTGTCCTGATATTGAATTTTCACCAGAAGATGCCGGCCGCTCTGAACATGAATTTCTCTACAAGGTGATCGGCGCGGTCATTGATGCCGGCGCCACTACCATCAACGTCCCG
This genomic window from Candidatus Margulisiibacteriota bacterium contains:
- a CDS encoding 6-phosphofructokinase, producing MAKKLNIIGVMTAGGDAPGMNPAIRAVVRTAVFHGVKVFGVEKGWYGAINDHIHELTAHSVSGIINRGGTFLHTKRCPEFKEKNNRHKAVINFRKYGIEGLVVIGGDGSMRASVALINDFKLPINVVPASIDNDIPGTDFTIGFDTAVNTAMEAIDKIRDTADSHERLFVIEVMGRHNGFIAADVALVCGAEIVIIPEVKHNIEAIAAKINKGRQRGKESFIVVVAEGAESGSSVRDKLAKRLPDMDIRVSVLGHIQRGGSPSAFSRELAGKLGATAAELLIHGKSGLLVGTKSDRVNPVPLNKVGKLIKKIELEQLRIAEMLSV